A stretch of the Lolium perenne isolate Kyuss_39 chromosome 3, Kyuss_2.0, whole genome shotgun sequence genome encodes the following:
- the LOC127342530 gene encoding cyclic dof factor 1 yields MAALNDRGDTAIKLFGRTIPLRDASAEVVTKPRNDANNDDVMPTVSDKLLNVDATPFCSNNTEQNGLQTISRHGGKMGTDSKSQIKSESDGSGQENVLKKPDMIVPCPRCNSMETKFCYFNNYNVSQPRHFCRNCQRYWTAGGNIRNVPVGSGRRRKNAIQYHHALMSCGNNIAAPGDVSSAIHHLALPLVPPVLPGPIKENERVKEVGSEVPVLQSTASILNSREQKDTHLVSLATGDNKEEQSCPSSAPVSDCSNQMPGSADKNEPSNVSGYCNGVTLSHPHGPALVFPWSPAYNSIAFMAATQCSTEPIHGSEMARHSLPSWVAPPMMEAPGICTPVVPFPLMPPPLWSYISGWPSGMLSSPCHGSNGSPNKTNCSEDNSPTLGKHSREADLHEEEKSGNNIRVPKTLRIGDPAEAAKSSVWDALGIKPDDKGMIKSLQPKVLKHDKTPESPQTLQANPAAFSRSQSFQERT; encoded by the exons atggccgcgcttAACGACCGCGGGGACACCGCCATTAAGCTCTTCGGCCGCACAATCCCGCTCCGCGACGCCTCCGCCGAG GTTGTCACCAAGCCAAGAAATGATGCAAACAACGACGATGTCATGCCAACTGTCTCCGACAAGCTGCTGAATGTTGACGCAACACCTTTCTGTTCCAACAATACTGAGCAGAATGGTTTGCAAACTATCAGCAGACATGGCGGGAAAATGGGAACTGATTCCAAGTCTCAAATTAAGTCCGAATCTGATGGATCTGGCCAAGAGAATGTACTGAAGAAGCCTGATATGATAGTACCATGCCCTCGCTGCAATAGCATGGAAACAAAGTTCTGCTACTTCAACAATTACAATGTTAGCCAGCCTAGGCACTTCTGCAGGAATTGCCAGAGGTATTGGACTGCTGGTGGAAATATTAGGAATGTTCCTGTAGGTTCTGGAAGACGCAGAAAGAATGCAATTCAGTACCACCATGCTCTGATGTCGTGTGGTAATAATATAGCTGCTCCTGGAGATGTCTCCAGTGCAATTCACCATCTAGCTCTTCCCCTTGTACCTCCTGTCCTTCCAGGGCCAATTAAAGAAAATGAAAGGGTGAAGGAAGTTGGATCTGAAGTGCCAGTTTTACAGTCCACGGCTTCAATCCTTAATAGTAGAGAACAGAAGGACACTCACCTTGTTTCCTTGGCCACTGGTGATAATAAGGAAGAACAATCATGTCCATCTTCTGCACCAGTATCGGATTGCTCAAACCAGATGCCGGGTAGCGCAGATAAAAATGAGCCCAGCAATGTGTCAGGATATTGTAATGGTGTCACATTGTCTCACCCTCACGGTCCTGCTTTGGTGTTTCCCTGGAGTCCTGCGTATAACAGTATTGCTTTCATGGCAGCTACTCAGTGCTCGACAGAGCCTATTCATGGGTCTGAAATGGCGAGGCACAGCCTGCCTTCGTGGGTGGCTCCACCGATGATGGAAGCTCCAGGAATTTGCACTCCTGTTGTTCCCTTTCCTCTGATGCCGCCGCCTCTCTGGAGCTATATTTCTGGCTGGCCTAGTGGAATGTTGAGTTCACCATGTCATGGGAGCAATGGCTCTCCAAACAAAACTAACTGTTCGGAGGACAATTCTCCAACGCTTGGAAAGCATTCAAGAGAAGCAGACCTACACGAAGAAGAAAAGAGTGGAAACAACATACGAGTCCCTAAAACTCTTCGGATTGGTGACCCAGCCGAGGCCGCAAAGAGTTCAGTCTGGGATGCTCTAGGCATCAAACCTGATGACAAAGGCATGATCAAGTCTCTCCAGCCGAAGGTTCTAAAGCATGACAAGACGCCAGAATCTCCTCAGACTCTGCAGGCCAATCCAGCAGCTTTTTCTCGCTCTCAGTCATTTCAAGAGAGGACCTGA